The genomic stretch GAAAACGTAGCAAGCCATTCTGGAAGGATAATCCACCAGATGCTTCAACTACCAACCACCGAAGACTCATCCATTGATAATGACACTCTACAACTTCCTGACATTAATGACTATGTCCCCGTTAATACGGATTCGAAGGTTGCTGCTGCCCTAGCCGCCCTTTATCGATCACATTGCATTTCTGTCATAGACAGCTTTCGATACTGCAAAGAGCGGAATCTACGACATTACTTCTCTGCCTTCCACGGGACGCTAACCGTGCCAGTACAGAAGCTTCTAACACACCCTAACCTCGCCCCCTGGATAAAGGAATGTGATTGGCTCATGTACCAGAAAATGATTGCATTTGTGGCACCGCTTACAACTCAAGTCGTTCCGAAGCTCGTCCTAGACACCTTTAGCTCGATCTCTCAGAGACTTACCACCCATATCGCAGATACGTTCAAAGCGCAACCGATGCATGTCTCCCTAGCAAGATTAATACCGGCGCATATATTTTGTAACCTTCTCCGGCACATGCTCGATGTCAATCAATCCGCCAATGCAGCCGCAGCGTGGCTGTGTCACCCTGATAACAGAAACCAAATGTGGTTCGACTTCAAAACGCTGGTAGACCcaaaggaaatgatttcTAAAGCGAATATCCCAAGCTGCGCGGAACAGGCCACCGAACAAATTCTCAAGCATGATGTTCGAGCCCTTCTCACTCCTATCACCGATCTGAACCCTGCCGCCGCCCATCCGTTCTACACAAAGCCTGATTCAGAAGGAAGCATTCAGTCACATAAGTATCCTGTGCAGTCCTCAACGGGTGATGACTATAACTTCCCGGATAAATGGATATCATTCATTCTCAATTTACCATTCGCGTTTCCAAATCACCGTACGAAATGTATCATAGAGAAGATCGATGCGTTGTGGGATTGCATCCTTCGTCGATTAACATTAGGGGGAGCTCAGAGCTTTAGCGCTTGGTGGATGACCAAAGTATTCTTTCATGAAATGATGCTTTGGCAAGCGGAAAAAGGTGGTTTTATGCGCTATACTCCGAGCACATTGCAAAGCGCGAGTGCGAGAGCAGATCAACAGGGACCAAGTAACATTCCCATGAGGCAGCCTAGCTATCCAGACTCTGTTAAGAATGGATCCTTCACGGCTCCTAACACACAAAATACTGTTGACTCAAGATCTGGATTAGATACGCCTGCCTCGGTAGAGAGTATCCACCCGGCTCGATCCTCTTTGGAACGTTCACAGGTGGACGCAGAACCACAATCTAACAACGCTCCTAATGAAAAGCCAGCAGACATTTCCGAAAATATTGCTAGCTTTCATGCCTCAAACAATGATGATAGCGCGATTGACCTTGACGATGATTCAATGCTAATGACCGTGGGCAAATACGGCGATATGATGGCCTCTGATCCAGCAGATGCTGAAGGCGATGTTGTCGTCATATAAGCTGACTATACATATTCACTTGATTTCGTCAAAGTtttggaaaaaaaagaaacaaccAAGTTTTCGTTTGTTTATGGGTGGAGTTTTAATCCTCATTTTAGGAGTCTTGTTTTTGGTTGGTGATTATTTACGTTCATGTACAAGGAAGTTTCGGCGTTCGACGATCTTCGCACGAGAGACGAGAAATGAGCATCGGTCGAGATACATCAACCTGCCGCACTGCGGTCCTTTCAGGTTGAAAATCATACACATTTAATAGCGTGGTTGATCCCGCTCTGAATCGCttattgctttctttgaGTTTTTAGTTTCCCATGTCAGTGACCGACCTGTTGTACATAGATTCCGGTCAACCTGTTTGCAGATGATCTACAGAACTTCTCATTGTCATGGTTCATTCCACGACGCCTCATTTTCCTATACGCTCTTTTAATTGCTTTGGATTACCCTTTTCCTCTTAGGCATATTGCATTTCGTTTGTTTAGGGTCTTTGACAGGCTCTATA from Aspergillus oryzae RIB40 DNA, chromosome 1 encodes the following:
- a CDS encoding RFX family transcription factor (RFX family transcription factor), encoding MRSRSETVVSRNGRRPRSRGSTASIHSNTTQQTQDQQITDGFPQFLPAQANASHNVFGGNPEEIIMRFGQQLSHPVSGSSLDPTMSDAHHPVLPRAEDFPSHAMHGHHLSHHSIPPGIHGLSSLPMPQYQAMYDSGIENHVPEHVLEENENSEAGAKKKKGSNSSLANDNELRKLLRQYEGYSLKQMAAEVLKHEGAGGKAEKVKQVFAMIWLKENCRKSSGSVRRDRVYCCYAEKCGTERVSVLNPASFGKLVRIIFPNVQTRRLGVRGESKYHYVDLTVIEEKQQKPLPLNPQIPANTTGSAASTEHKVGEAMQKRTSVSIAPQPPADTAVFPSPTTSFTARSSGSFPSSDCSCHTSSRSSGDSTATLENVASHSGRIIHQMLQLPTTEDSSIDNDTLQLPDINDYVPVNTDSKVAAALAALYRSHCISVIDSFRYCKERNLRHYFSAFHGTLTVPVQKLLTHPNLAPWIKECDWLMYQKMIAFVAPLTTQVVPKLVLDTFSSISQRLTTHIADTFKAQPMHVSLARLIPAHIFCNLLRHMLDVNQSANAAAAWLCHPDNRNQMWFDFKTLVDPKEMISKANIPSCAEQATEQILKHDVRALLTPITDLNPAAAHPFYTKPDSEGSIQSHKYPVQSSTGDDYNFPDKWISFILNLPFAFPNHRTKCIIEKIDALWDCILRRLTLGGAQSFSAWWMTKVFFHEMMLWQAEKGGFMRYTPSTLQSASARADQQGPSNIPMRQPSYPDSVKNGSFTAPNTQNTVDSRSGLDTPASVESIHPARSSLERSQVDAEPQSNNAPNEKPADISENIASFHASNNDDSAIDLDDDSMLMTVGKYGDMMASDPADAEGDVVVI